A single Pan troglodytes isolate AG18354 chromosome 19, NHGRI_mPanTro3-v2.0_pri, whole genome shotgun sequence DNA region contains:
- the OR1G1 gene encoding olfactory receptor 1G1 (The RefSeq protein has 3 substitutions compared to this genomic sequence): MEGKNLTSISEFFLLGFSEQLEEQKALFGSFLFMYLVMVAGNLLIILVIITDTQLHTPMYFFLANLSLADACFVSTTVPKMLANIQIQSQAISYSGCLLQLYFFMLFVMLEAFLLAVMAYDHYVAICHPLHYILIMSPGLCVFLVSASWIMNALYSLLHTLLMNSLSFCANHEIPHFFCDIDPLLSLSCADPFTNELVIFITGGLTGLICVLCLIISYTNVFSTILKIPSAQGKRKAFSTCSSHLSVVSLFXGTSFCVYFSPPSTRXAQKDTVASVMYTVVTPMLNPFIYSLRNQEIKSSLRKLIWVRKIHSP, from the coding sequence ATGGAGGGGAAAAATCTGACCAGCATCTCAGAATTTTTCCTCCTGGGGTTCTCTGAGCAGCTGGAGGAGCAGAAGGCCCTCTTTGGGTCCTTCCTGTTCATGTACTtggtcgtggtggcaggcaaccTCCTCATCATTCTAGTCATCATTACTGACACTCAACTCCATACCCCCATGTACTTCTTTCTAGCCAACCTCTCCCTTGCAGATGCCTGCTTTGTGTCCACCACAGTCCCTAAGATGCTGGCAAACATACAGATCCAGAGTCAGGCCATCTCCTACTCAGGGTGTCTACTACAGTTgtattttttcatgttgtttGTGATGCTGGAGGCATTCCTCCTGGCGGTCATGGCCTATGACCACTACGTGGCCATATGCCACCCACTTCATTACATTCTGATCATGAGCCCTGGGCTCTGCGTCTTCCTCGTGTCTGCATCCTGGATCATGAATGCCCTCTACTCCCTTCTACACACACTTCTGATGAACAGCCTGTCCTTCTGCGCAAACCATGAGATCCCACACTTCTTCTGTGACATCGATCCCCTCCTGAGTCTGTCCTGCGCAGACCCCTTCACCAATGAGCTGGTGATCTTCATCACTGGGGGTCTCACAGGACTCATTTGTGTGCTTTGCCTGATTATCTCTTACACGAACGTTTTCTCGACCATCCTGAAGATCCCATCAGCTCAGGGGAAGCGGAAAGCCTTTTCCACCTGCAGCTCTCATCTCTCCGTGGTCTCTCTCTTCTTTGGGActtctttttgtgtttatttcagtCCTCCCTCAACCCGCTCGGCCCAGAAGGACACAGTTGCATCAGTGATGTACACAGTGGTAACTCCAATGTTGAATCCCTTTATCTATAGTTTGAGGAACCAAGAAATAAAGTCTTCCCTGAGAAAGTTAATCTGGGTTCGGAAAATTCATTCCCCTTAG